In one window of Leguminivora glycinivorella isolate SPB_JAAS2020 chromosome 10, LegGlyc_1.1, whole genome shotgun sequence DNA:
- the LOC125230346 gene encoding serine/arginine repetitive matrix protein 1-like produces MNPTTNIVVLRAGSMQRTPIKIETRRSKARRLELEKRVLEDQQKMSQKDEKSEAPHGQSSTARLEEFEPVSSIPRDLVNTKPIEGSVKSEPTAAGFLKKTLPPSASYVSKASSSKGSRMSSASRTAKKKQLLLEAAKQKAAIQMEIIDKTLDAQLAELDDEDQEYGSHVSRRSYSRSHVADWVENQSNLEPQEDQQQAPEYGLNTGELHQHAPRPPPELGPAPRATAPAPAPALGPAAPLPPPPPPDGTVMALQSAIQVMADAVKNISTANTPNTSLLSRLSTPIERSPRVLRRLFRVVAV; encoded by the coding sequence ATGAACCCTACCACTAACATagtggtccttcgagccggatccaTGCAACGCACTCCAATCAAGATCGAAACACGTCGGTCTAAAGCGCGCCGTTTAGAACTAGAAAAGAGGGTTCTAGAAGATCAACAGAAGATGTCCCAAAAGGACGAGAAGAGTGAAGCACCTCATGGTCAGAGTTCTACAGCCAGGTTGGAGGAATTTGAGCCAGTTTCAAGTATCCCGAGAGATTTGGTTAACACAAAACCAATTGAGGGTAGTGTGAAATCTGAACCAACCGCCGCAGGATTCCTCAAGAAAACGCTTCCTCCTTCTGCTTCGTACGTGAGCAAAGCTTCCAGCAGTAAGGGCTCAAGGATGTCATCGGCTTCTAGAACGGCTAAGAAGAAGCAACTTTTATTAGAAGCCGCAAAACAAAAAGCTGCCATACAGATGGAGATCATCGATAAGACTCTGGACGCTCAATTAGCAGAGCTGGACGACGAGGATCAAGAGTACGGTTCACATGTAAGTCGAAGGAGTTATTCTCGGAGTCACGTCGCTGATTGGGTGGAAAATCAGAGCAACTTGGAACCGCAAGAGGATCAGCAGCAAGCCCCCGAGTATGGATTAAATACGGGTGAGTTGCATCAGCATGCGCCACGTCCTCCGCCCGAGCTCGGCCCAGCGCCCCGAGCCACCGCGCCCGCGCCAGCCCCGGCGCTCGGCCCGGCCGCCccgctgccgccgccgccgccgcccgacgGTACCGTTATGGCGCTCCAGAGTGCGATCCAAGTTATGGCCGATGCTGTGAAGAACATCTCCACTGCTAATACACCGAATACCAGCCTGCTCAGTCGACTCAGCACGCCGATCGAAAGATCTCCCCGAGTTCTCCGGCGATTATTTAGAGTGGTTGCAGTTTAA